The following coding sequences are from one Eucalyptus grandis isolate ANBG69807.140 chromosome 11, ASM1654582v1, whole genome shotgun sequence window:
- the LOC104425658 gene encoding IQ domain-containing protein IQM3 translates to MGAVASALRFPYLLRSSDSGAADPGDGEINSRGPSTSRDWSPVLLGTAAAVKLQKVYRSYRTRRWLADSAVVAEEFWWQAIDYARLSHSTISFFNFSKPETAASRWNRVSLNASKVGKGLSTDAKAQKLAFRHWVEAIDPRHRYGYNLQFYYEKWCNSDAGQPFFYWLDLGDGKDLDLEDCPRSKLRQQCIKYLGPQEREHYEYLVIKGKLIHKLTGELLDTNKGAQGAKWIFVVSPSHKIYAGQKKKGEFQHSSFLAGGATLAGGRLTVEQGILKSISARSGHYRPTPESLNRFLSFLKEKGVNLDEVQILKAEEDSEADEDKRSGIEKVSDEGPRKPEHLAIEIPSHAEKIALFESSQEATPQAETTCERTFSGGLRSPGTPVPRNAILQRINSKNATRSYQLGHQLSRKWSTGAGPRIGCVADYPVQLREKALGFVKLSPLYPSTSERKSPYSNSRDDGFSRAAIPTSVI, encoded by the exons ATGGGCGCTGTGGCCTCGGCCCTCCGCTTCCCGTACCTCCTCCGGAGCTCCGACTCCGGGGCGGCCGATCCGGGCGATGGGGAGATCAATTCCCGTGGCCCGAGCACCAGCCGGGACTGGTCGCCGGTGCTCCTCGGGACGGCCGCCGCCGTGAAGCTGCAGAAGGTGTACCGGAGCTACCGCACTCGGCGCTGGCTCGCGGATTCCGCCGTCGTCGCCGAGGAGTTCTG GTGGCAAGCGATAGATTACGCGAGGCTGAGCCACAGCACCATATCCTTCTTCAACTTTTCCAAACCTGAAACCGCCGCTTCCCGGTGGAATCGGGTTAGCTTGAATGCTTCCAAG GTCGGGAAGGGTTTGTCCACGGACGCGAAAGCACAGAAATTGGCTTTTCGGCATTGGGTCGAAGCT ATTGATCCGAGGCATCGATACGGCTATAACCTGCAGTTTTACTACGAGAAGTGGTGTAATTCGGATGCTGGTCAGCCATTCTTTTACTG gTTGGATTTAGGAGATGGCAAGGATCTTGATCTTGAGGACTGTCCGAGATCCAAACTTCGACAGCAGTGCATTAAGTATCTAGGACCT CAAGAGCGAGAGCATTATGAATACCTTGTTATCAAAGGGAAACTCATACACAAGCTGACTGGAGAATTGCTGGACACAAATAAAGGAGCTCAAGGTGCTAAATGGATATTTGTGGTGAGCCCCTCACATAAAATTTATGCTGGTCAG aaaaagaagggagaatTTCAACATTCCAGCTTTCTCGCTGGAGGAGCCACATTGGCTGGGGGAAGGCTAACGGTCGAGCAAGGAATTCTCAAG TCAATCTCCGCACGTAGTGGACACTACCGACCAACACCTGAGAGCCTCAATCGATTTCtatcttttctaaaagaaaagggagtaAATTTAGATGAAGTTCAG ATCTTAAAGGCAGAGGAAGATTCTGAAGCTGATGAAGACAAGAGATCAGGTATTGAAAAGGTTTCAGATGAAGGCCCTCGCAAACCGGAACATCTGGCGATTGAAATTCCGAGCCATGCAGAAAAAATTGCTCTCTTCGAGTCATCCCAGGAGGCAACCCCTCAAGCAGAAACCACTTGCGAAAGGACCTTTTCTGGCGGCCTTCGGAGCCCGGGAACCCCAGTGCCTAGGAATGCAATCCTGCAGAGAATCAACTCGAAGAACGCGACAAGGTCGTACCAACTGGGGCACCAGCTCTCTCGTAAATGGTCGACAGGAGCTGGCCCTAGAATCGGCTGCGTGGCCGACTACCCTGTTCAACTTAGAGAAAAAGCATTGGGTTTCGTTAAATTATCCCCTCTATATCCATCTACCTCCGAGCGCAAATCACCCTATTCCAACTCTCGTGACGACGGTTTCTCCCGGGCCGCGATTCCAACTTCGGTAATCTGA